In Clostridium sp. DL-VIII, the following proteins share a genomic window:
- a CDS encoding heteromeric transposase endonuclease subunit TnsA gives MSDNGESFGSWERYDSIFKPKRKVNNKSSNALPHIIGTFYSNKMNKSIEYESINEFILYSILELDKGTLRYYVQPMEIEMKYTDKDGIEKRWIHVPDVLVFRDNMKPVLYQVKDPKSKITDKIEIINKRCNKYAEKNEWNYNVIYPKLLPTELIRNIRFLVGFLKRRKEYNDLIPNVMARLEYMRNTNINELLNSFSDEINTLSLLPTIYHLIANGSIFTNIEMPISEFSNITLHREIDYFSYLKEVTSTENK, from the coding sequence GTGTCAGATAATGGAGAGTCGTTTGGTTCATGGGAAAGATATGACTCTATATTTAAACCTAAAAGAAAAGTAAATAATAAATCTAGTAATGCATTACCACACATAATAGGAACTTTCTATAGCAATAAAATGAATAAAAGCATAGAATACGAATCTATAAATGAATTTATACTATATTCGATTTTAGAATTGGATAAAGGAACTCTTAGGTATTATGTTCAACCAATGGAAATTGAGATGAAATATACTGATAAAGATGGCATCGAGAAAAGATGGATTCATGTTCCTGATGTATTGGTTTTTCGAGATAACATGAAGCCAGTATTATATCAAGTTAAAGATCCTAAAAGTAAGATTACAGATAAAATTGAGATTATAAATAAAAGATGTAATAAATATGCTGAAAAGAATGAGTGGAATTATAATGTTATTTATCCTAAATTATTACCAACTGAATTAATAAGAAATATTAGATTTCTTGTTGGATTTTTAAAGCGAAGGAAGGAGTATAATGATTTAATTCCTAATGTAATGGCGAGATTAGAGTATATGAGAAATACAAACATAAATGAATTACTAAACAGTTTCTCAGATGAAATAAATACATTGAGTTTGCTTCCTACAATATATCATTTAATAGCCAATGGAAGTATTTTTACAAATATTGAGATGCCAATATCAGAATTCAGTAATATAACTCTTCATAGAGAAATAGACTATTTTAGTTATCTAAAGGAAGTGACCAGTACTGAGAATAAATAA
- a CDS encoding Mu transposase C-terminal domain-containing protein, which translates to MGKRYVVVSIEPPNVFIRRIDSDGVSIMIEFSELVSNALINDENSPQYIKPISDGNEDISFNLLSVHKKDIAYKKMKIIRPLIIFKAIKEGDIRANYEFKEYYSELTYENEELTELNQEELINRVAKKENISVRTIKRYLSAYRKAENIKEKSGVEGLVPKSGSGYLSRKDNKTLNIYNPRNPNIILDSINVRIDNIYIPIIQDVISKEYLTTRQAGKNEIYDSICVKCLMKNIPPPKMITIYKLLDRVNPQVKSRLRNSKEAAAIYDDIERGFSNEDSMYPLHVIEIDHTELNMDVMDSKTGYVNGRPWITLGIDVYSRCIWCMYISFEPPSANRVRKALENGIFIKDNKYDTQNKWDVFGIPNTIFLDNGPDFKSAEVKRMINDTLKSHVKYRPVRTPRYGGVIERYFGTINEEFIHRLEGTRKSNFIKLGEYEPEKMAALTLDDIKELLTIYITDVYHCSEHKGLPVYENIPLVRYIEGIKKAGYPEFISKSDEEFYKVELMATDMKPYTRDGVRLGNVIYKSPEFSQFIGGRDRKYRIKYDDDDISKIYILNPKLNKYIELRAAIPSYESLANVNRYTYKKMLELIKEEGITKRNELISTDVVIKAKAKLKQIISEKYKVNRSIRKQSQRTNFDVKIDVSDAQTNTKENNMKLEDIISQAKKFEERRNRK; encoded by the coding sequence ATGGGAAAAAGATATGTAGTAGTATCAATAGAACCTCCTAATGTTTTTATTAGAAGGATAGATTCAGATGGAGTTTCAATAATGATAGAATTTTCAGAACTAGTTTCAAATGCATTAATAAATGATGAGAATTCTCCACAATATATAAAACCAATTTCTGATGGTAATGAAGATATATCATTCAATTTATTATCAGTTCATAAGAAGGACATAGCATATAAAAAGATGAAAATAATTAGACCTTTAATTATTTTCAAGGCTATAAAAGAAGGTGATATCAGAGCGAATTATGAATTTAAAGAATACTATAGTGAACTGACATATGAAAATGAAGAATTAACTGAATTAAATCAGGAAGAACTTATTAATAGAGTGGCTAAGAAAGAAAATATTTCAGTAAGAACAATAAAGAGATATTTATCTGCATATAGAAAAGCTGAAAATATAAAAGAAAAAAGTGGTGTAGAAGGATTAGTACCCAAAAGCGGAAGTGGATATTTAAGTAGAAAGGATAATAAAACTCTAAATATATATAATCCTAGAAATCCAAACATTATTTTGGATAGTATTAATGTCAGAATAGATAATATTTATATTCCTATTATACAGGACGTAATTTCAAAAGAATATCTTACAACAAGGCAGGCAGGGAAAAATGAAATATACGATTCTATATGCGTAAAATGCCTTATGAAAAACATTCCTCCACCTAAAATGATTACTATATATAAATTACTGGATAGAGTTAATCCACAAGTAAAATCAAGACTTAGAAATTCTAAAGAAGCCGCAGCGATATATGATGATATTGAAAGAGGATTTTCTAATGAAGATTCTATGTATCCGTTACATGTTATAGAGATTGATCATACTGAACTTAATATGGATGTAATGGATAGTAAAACAGGATATGTAAATGGAAGACCATGGATAACATTAGGGATTGATGTATATAGTAGATGTATTTGGTGTATGTATATATCATTTGAACCCCCTTCAGCAAATAGAGTAAGAAAGGCACTAGAGAATGGAATTTTTATCAAAGATAATAAATATGATACACAAAATAAATGGGACGTATTTGGTATACCTAATACTATATTTTTAGATAATGGTCCTGATTTTAAAAGTGCTGAGGTAAAAAGAATGATAAATGATACTCTAAAATCTCATGTGAAATATAGACCAGTAAGAACTCCTCGATATGGAGGAGTAATTGAACGATACTTTGGTACTATAAATGAAGAATTTATACACAGACTTGAGGGAACAAGAAAAAGCAATTTTATAAAACTTGGAGAATATGAACCTGAAAAAATGGCAGCATTGACATTGGATGATATTAAGGAACTCTTAACAATTTATATAACAGATGTTTATCATTGTTCTGAACATAAAGGACTCCCTGTATATGAAAATATACCGTTAGTCAGATATATTGAAGGGATTAAAAAAGCAGGATATCCGGAATTTATTAGTAAAAGTGATGAAGAATTTTATAAAGTAGAATTAATGGCTACTGATATGAAACCATATACGAGAGATGGTGTAAGATTAGGAAACGTAATTTATAAGTCTCCGGAATTTTCACAATTCATAGGAGGACGGGATAGGAAGTATAGAATTAAATATGATGATGATGATATTTCTAAGATATATATATTAAACCCAAAGTTAAACAAATATATAGAACTACGAGCGGCAATACCATCATATGAATCATTGGCTAATGTTAATAGGTATACGTATAAAAAGATGCTTGAACTTATTAAAGAGGAAGGAATTACAAAGAGAAATGAGCTAATTTCAACAGATGTTGTTATAAAAGCTAAAGCTAAGTTAAAACAAATTATTTCTGAAAAATATAAAGTAAATAGAAGTATAAGAAAGCAATCACAAAGAACAAATTTTGACGTAAAAATAGATGTTAGTGATGCTCAAACAAATACGAAGGAAAATAATATGAAACTTGAAGATATAATTTCGCAAGCAAAAAAATTTGAAGAGAGAAGGAATCGAAAATAG
- a CDS encoding TniB family NTP-binding protein → MANLLESQKFAERVANIYIKYPRIQRIYDVLSSMRCLGTFNNRNESQSNLFIIGQSGVGKTRMIKRYAEMNKGFVKIEDGIEYDIKPVVYLELPDPFTLLELYQSIIKALGAPIIMYRPSIGDAKRHAFTLLEKQQVEMLIFDEMDYILSSRYIKPQEAMEAIKHIGNVASTSLVCVGTPQVDELRKLNFQYFRRFPKIELERFNELNDEFCTFLNNIEKQINPIEEIGLGDMETNLPQVFFAMSKGVVSIITRTIQEAYRLLGVFNEDFDDISKAKLSIDFIYAAYKNIVGDINMEEFERAIYLK, encoded by the coding sequence ATGGCTAATTTATTGGAATCACAAAAATTTGCAGAAAGAGTAGCTAATATTTATATAAAGTATCCGAGAATACAAAGAATATATGATGTATTGTCATCGATGAGATGTTTGGGAACATTTAATAATAGAAATGAAAGTCAATCCAATTTATTTATAATTGGTCAATCTGGTGTTGGAAAGACTAGAATGATAAAAAGATATGCTGAAATGAATAAAGGATTTGTAAAAATAGAAGATGGGATAGAATATGATATTAAACCAGTGGTTTATTTAGAACTTCCTGATCCATTCACTCTTTTGGAATTATATCAATCCATAATCAAAGCACTTGGTGCACCTATAATTATGTATAGACCGTCCATAGGTGATGCCAAGAGACACGCATTTACTTTGCTTGAAAAGCAGCAAGTTGAAATGTTAATTTTTGATGAGATGGATTATATATTAAGTAGTAGATATATTAAGCCACAAGAAGCAATGGAGGCTATAAAACATATTGGAAATGTAGCAAGTACCTCTCTTGTATGTGTGGGAACACCTCAAGTAGACGAGCTAAGAAAACTGAATTTTCAATATTTTAGGAGGTTCCCTAAAATAGAATTAGAAAGATTTAATGAATTAAACGATGAGTTTTGCACGTTTTTAAATAATATAGAAAAACAAATTAATCCAATAGAAGAAATCGGACTAGGAGATATGGAAACTAATTTACCACAAGTTTTTTTTGCGATGAGTAAAGGTGTTGTTTCCATAATTACTAGAACTATTCAAGAAGCATATAGGTTATTAGGGGTATTTAATGAAGATTTTGATGATATTTCAAAAGCAAAACTTAGTATTGATTTTATATATGCAGCTTACAAGAACATTGTAGGTGATATTAATATGGAAGAGTTCGAAAGAGCTATTTACTTAAAGTAA
- a CDS encoding TniQ family protein, which translates to MEDKLTVRFKPFKDELLTSYLVRLSKNNGVDLLRLLNSIKEKNDDYIQLSELSVIDKVPFKHINYDSLEKLLGFRIDFLLTNTFYNIIEKFGDSSEVERARFISGVIRKDFYYCPKCLEEKMYYRLMWKIEGITNCAKHKCKLLNKCPHCNHKIRYEEIACLGICSNCGGKLSGDIEKDTENVNYSLYETYLYESWNKLMYSNYNKIKSQEIAYKILYILNKKRSIFDKDLLNNLNKEKYFLQMILQYARGTTINKKTLHISNIINILFENKISIDDFLNLQVPKEFVASVKEKKQNKLERTSCMAPWCKNYKVSGGLVKTNTTYRKLVNNSALLYYMYCPECGCEYAYDENGYLVERTSFIDGFNRLNNTWNNNISLENLAYINSMTEDKIKRVLAYFNTRGMYLKDEKTIVLEEKMINLFIKEIEMGSNLNKIKKLKCWRGYREFLLYRFHKEVMLELNMKKVVRNKIVNTENKRQKVINILEELLKGDIPITLNKVCSKLNIYPETIRYWKCNKLIADYKIKQKDNYLQRDRIVVKEKIRLFIGDNKDNVIRTKDLYKYIGIQRNVLWRKYPEITAYITSEISRHNKLM; encoded by the coding sequence ATGGAAGACAAATTGACTGTTAGATTTAAACCATTCAAAGATGAACTGCTTACTAGTTACTTGGTAAGGCTTTCGAAAAATAATGGGGTAGATTTATTACGCTTATTAAATAGTATAAAAGAAAAAAATGACGACTATATACAATTAAGTGAATTAAGTGTTATTGATAAAGTTCCGTTTAAGCATATAAATTATGATTCACTTGAAAAGCTATTAGGATTTAGAATAGATTTTTTATTGACTAATACTTTTTATAATATTATTGAAAAGTTTGGAGATAGCAGTGAAGTTGAAAGAGCCAGATTTATTTCAGGAGTTATACGAAAGGATTTCTATTATTGTCCTAAATGTCTAGAAGAAAAGATGTACTATAGATTAATGTGGAAAATTGAAGGGATAACAAATTGTGCTAAACATAAATGTAAACTTCTAAATAAATGCCCACATTGTAATCATAAGATTAGGTATGAGGAAATAGCTTGTTTGGGAATATGTAGTAATTGTGGAGGAAAACTTTCTGGAGATATCGAAAAGGATACAGAAAATGTTAACTATTCCTTATATGAAACTTATTTGTATGAGAGTTGGAATAAGTTGATGTATAGTAACTATAACAAAATAAAATCACAGGAAATAGCCTATAAAATTTTATACATTTTAAATAAGAAAAGAAGTATTTTTGATAAAGATTTACTTAATAATTTAAACAAAGAAAAATATTTTTTACAAATGATTTTACAATATGCAAGAGGAACAACTATAAATAAAAAAACATTACATATATCAAATATTATTAATATATTATTTGAAAATAAAATTAGCATTGACGATTTTTTGAATTTGCAAGTACCTAAAGAATTTGTAGCTTCAGTTAAAGAGAAAAAACAAAATAAATTAGAGAGAACTAGTTGTATGGCACCATGGTGCAAAAATTATAAAGTTAGCGGAGGATTAGTTAAAACTAATACGACTTATAGAAAATTAGTAAATAACAGTGCTTTATTATATTATATGTACTGTCCAGAGTGTGGTTGTGAATATGCGTATGATGAAAATGGATATTTAGTTGAAAGAACATCTTTTATTGATGGATTTAATCGCTTAAATAATACATGGAATAACAACATATCATTAGAAAATCTTGCGTATATAAATAGCATGACAGAGGATAAGATAAAGAGAGTTTTAGCATATTTTAATACTAGAGGCATGTATTTGAAAGATGAAAAGACAATTGTTCTAGAAGAAAAAATGATAAATTTATTTATTAAAGAGATAGAAATGGGAAGTAATTTAAATAAAATAAAAAAATTAAAATGCTGGAGAGGTTATAGAGAATTTTTATTATATAGATTTCATAAAGAAGTAATGCTAGAACTTAATATGAAAAAGGTTGTACGTAATAAAATAGTTAATACAGAAAATAAAAGACAAAAGGTTATTAATATATTAGAAGAATTATTAAAAGGTGATATACCAATTACCTTAAATAAAGTTTGTAGTAAATTAAATATTTATCCTGAAACAATTAGGTATTGGAAATGCAATAAGTTAATTGCTGATTACAAAATTAAGCAAAAGGATAATTATCTACAAAGAGATAGAATAGTTGTAAAAGAAAAAATAAGACTATTTATTGGAGACAATAAAGATAATGTTATTAGAACAAAAGATTTATATAAATATATAGGAATACAAAGAAATGTATTGTGGAGAAAGTATCCTGAAATTACAGCATATATAACTAGTGAGATTAGTAGACATAACAAATTGATGTAG
- a CDS encoding TniQ family protein — MDIRLPIRLSIVEGESFSGYIIRSARAMGVDCKEFFKYIIYNCNIHYKFKDNIINVAYSQIAKGIDVFPFEILKENNICSIFNKSKEEIENATFKNVFDVLNVKLALGKEHIGKELVKDVRRFCPLCLKENGIYKLMWQIKDIKICDIHNIKLVSYCGVCNSKQRYFSSYLGNYICSNCHSLLWEKVNRDDLNINKLNEQILAYNNWKFLLKYKNKLVKIIPHYNFNQSLAITMLYIAQNQENTFQIENIKQFHEKTICNIVKFINNNEIGEKVTLNGVKRIANDKNILLKSLPNIEVPISYIQSLVEQRKKAMELMCLSPWCDFFGKNDKIEILGKCNSKSNEFVKKFVCTECNMRFGYNFRKNMCEPFNKTFFNNIPKIKEMILKGKIQGEIVDTLGISAYLYTKILAYLLLNNLVNSNVETNSYMIIPIDIKDRFNVLFDKKCLTDKKAKKIFGWSYFQFHYYYWLPEIQNFLINKEKYEGLRRSQFRPQKRNWKKVLLIAIYYFLKRDIDICYKNTNKYFQISREMLLRHKLGDIFETSMRFQANKKRIEYNLYIIKKVANYLDKFKFENVLLKDLFAKTKINRYQLTTNYPDLEKYVVRKVKIHNLKVREQEIERYKVEIEKIYLKSIENGELETIRSISLKLGKEYKFISRCPELNTFTKELLKRNINTKSDN, encoded by the coding sequence ATGGATATAAGGTTACCAATAAGACTAAGTATTGTTGAAGGGGAATCATTTAGTGGATATATTATAAGATCTGCAAGGGCAATGGGTGTTGATTGCAAGGAATTTTTTAAATATATTATTTATAATTGTAACATACACTATAAATTTAAAGATAATATAATAAATGTAGCTTACTCTCAAATAGCCAAGGGTATTGATGTTTTTCCATTTGAGATATTAAAAGAAAACAATATATGTTCTATATTTAATAAATCAAAAGAAGAAATTGAAAATGCTACTTTTAAGAATGTATTTGATGTGTTAAATGTAAAGTTGGCTTTAGGCAAAGAACATATTGGAAAGGAGTTAGTTAAAGATGTAAGGAGATTCTGTCCTCTATGCTTAAAAGAGAATGGCATTTATAAATTAATGTGGCAAATTAAGGATATAAAGATTTGTGACATACATAATATAAAATTGGTTAGTTATTGTGGTGTCTGTAATTCTAAGCAAAGATACTTTTCATCATATTTAGGAAATTACATATGCAGTAATTGTCATTCTTTGTTGTGGGAAAAAGTAAATAGAGATGATTTAAATATTAATAAATTAAATGAACAAATATTAGCATATAATAATTGGAAGTTTTTACTTAAATATAAAAACAAACTAGTAAAGATAATTCCACATTATAATTTTAATCAATCTCTGGCAATAACAATGTTATATATTGCACAAAATCAAGAGAATACATTTCAAATAGAAAATATAAAACAATTTCATGAAAAAACAATTTGTAATATTGTCAAATTTATAAATAATAATGAAATTGGAGAGAAGGTCACTTTAAATGGTGTGAAACGAATAGCAAATGATAAAAATATCTTGCTAAAGTCTTTACCTAATATTGAAGTTCCTATATCATATATTCAATCTTTAGTTGAACAAAGGAAGAAGGCTATGGAATTAATGTGTTTATCACCGTGGTGTGATTTCTTTGGTAAAAACGATAAAATTGAAATACTAGGAAAATGTAATTCAAAAAGTAATGAGTTTGTGAAAAAATTTGTTTGTACTGAATGTAATATGCGATTTGGGTATAACTTCCGAAAGAATATGTGTGAACCATTTAATAAAACGTTCTTTAATAATATACCTAAAATTAAAGAAATGATTTTGAAAGGCAAAATTCAAGGAGAGATTGTTGATACTTTAGGAATAAGTGCATATTTGTATACAAAAATTTTAGCGTATTTACTTTTAAATAATTTAGTAAATAGTAATGTAGAAACTAATAGTTATATGATTATACCAATAGATATAAAAGATAGATTTAATGTCTTATTTGACAAAAAATGTTTAACGGATAAAAAGGCTAAGAAAATTTTTGGGTGGAGTTATTTTCAATTCCATTACTATTATTGGTTACCTGAGATACAAAATTTCCTGATCAATAAAGAAAAATATGAGGGACTAAGAAGAAGTCAATTTAGACCCCAAAAAAGGAACTGGAAGAAAGTGTTGCTGATAGCTATATATTATTTTTTGAAAAGAGACATAGATATATGCTATAAAAATACTAATAAATATTTTCAAATTTCACGAGAAATGTTGCTTAGACATAAGTTGGGTGATATTTTCGAAACATCAATGAGATTCCAAGCGAATAAGAAAAGAATAGAATATAATCTTTACATAATTAAAAAAGTAGCTAATTATTTAGATAAGTTTAAGTTTGAAAACGTACTTCTAAAAGATTTATTTGCTAAAACAAAAATAAATCGATATCAGCTAACAACAAATTATCCGGATTTAGAAAAATATGTAGTAAGAAAGGTAAAAATACATAATTTAAAAGTTAGAGAACAAGAAATAGAACGTTATAAAGTGGAAATAGAAAAGATTTATTTAAAAAGTATAGAAAATGGTGAGTTAGAAACAATTAGAAGTATATCTTTAAAATTAGGGAAAGAATATAAATTTATTTCTAGATGCCCTGAATTGAATACTTTTACTAAAGAACTTTTGAAGCGTAATATTAATACGAAAAGTGACAACTAA
- a CDS encoding transposase, with amino-acid sequence MLINKLYIKNYNEFNDNFQRILPLNLENLIPEDDSVHLLSHILEELDYRKLYKECSSVGREPAVQPKIMFKIISYAYSQNIYSSSKMEKLLKRDMNFRWLLQGYNNPTMLQLVDFVKTIFQMR; translated from the coding sequence ATGCTAATAAATAAATTATACATTAAAAATTATAATGAATTTAATGATAATTTTCAACGTATATTACCATTAAATTTAGAAAACTTAATACCAGAAGATGATTCGGTCCATTTGCTAAGCCACATATTGGAGGAATTAGATTACAGAAAGTTGTATAAGGAGTGCTCTTCCGTTGGAAGAGAACCGGCAGTGCAACCTAAAATTATGTTTAAAATAATATCTTATGCTTATTCTCAAAATATTTATTCAAGCAGTAAAATGGAAAAATTATTAAAAAGAGATATGAATTTCAGGTGGTTACTTCAAGGTTATAATAACCCGACCATGCTACAATTAGTAGATTTCGTAAAGACTATCTTTCAAATGAGGTAA
- a CDS encoding transposase, with protein sequence MKVDYMRNGQLKSAYNVQSVVDSEYMTGVGIFDDRNDIATLIPMLNNMEEKISRKYLNVIADSGYESEENYMYLESNKQIPYIKPQTYEKWKKRSFKNDISKRKNIKYDAESDFYICHNNRKFASGY encoded by the coding sequence ATGAAAGTTGATTATATGAGAAATGGTCAATTAAAATCTGCATATAATGTTCAAAGTGTAGTTGATAGTGAATATATGACAGGTGTCGGAATATTTGATGATAGAAATGATATAGCAACATTAATACCTATGCTTAACAATATGGAAGAAAAAATTAGTCGCAAATATCTTAATGTAATTGCAGATTCTGGTTATGAAAGTGAAGAAAATTATATGTATCTAGAATCAAATAAACAAATTCCTTATATAAAGCCACAAACTTATGAAAAGTGGAAAAAAAGAAGTTTTAAAAATGATATAAGTAAACGCAAAAATATAAAATATGATGCTGAATCAGATTTCTATATTTGTCATAATAATAGAAAATTCGCAAGTGGGTACTAG
- a CDS encoding tyrosine-type recombinase/integrase, which produces MLEFFYAVTLERSWNDLRIPRLRYDRHLPSYLTKEEVNRLFESTSYLKHKAILMTIYSGGLRVSEVVNIRISDNMSKEMKIRIRNGKRDKERFTIKSPLDTFG; this is translated from the coding sequence ATGTTGGAATTTTTTTATGCTGTAACATTAGAACGGTCTTGGAATGATTTAAGAATACCAAGACTTAGGTATGATAGACATCTGCCTTCTTATTTAACAAAAGAAGAAGTAAATAGATTATTTGAATCTACAAGTTATTTAAAACATAAAGCAATACTTATGACTATATATTCTGGCGGCTTACGTGTTAGCGAAGTTGTTAATATCAGAATATCTGATAATATGAGTAAAGAGATGAAAATTAGAATAAGAAATGGCAAACGAGACAAAGAACGATTCACTATAAAGAGTCCATTAGACACATTTGGGTAA
- a CDS encoding transposase zinc-binding domain-containing protein — MLKVLYSIKDCRTAVLGGRVYERDECGQTRISYNSCRNRHYPKCQAYAKKMWIYARNKALLPTHFV; from the coding sequence ATTTTAAAGGTACTATATTCAATTAAGGATTGTCGAACGGCTGTGCTTGGCGGCCGTGTATATGAGCGTGATGAATGTGGTCAAACCAGAATTTCATATAACTCATGTAGAAATAGACATTATCCAAAGTGTCAGGCTTATGCAAAAAAGATGTGGATTTATGCGAGGAATAAGGCATTATTGCCAACTCATTTTGTGTAG
- a CDS encoding transposase, with translation MYKINVMERYNNQLGKFTKSNHVFPNDKSLGKIPYIVIIHMTKKWRNEIKG, from the coding sequence ATGTATAAAATAAATGTAATGGAACGTTATAATAATCAACTTGGGAAATTCACTAAAAGTAACCATGTTTTCCCTAATGATAAGTCGTTAGGGAAAATACCATACATTGTAATCATTCATATGACTAAGAAATGGAGAAATGAAATTAAAGGCTGA
- a CDS encoding SDR family oxidoreductase, whose translation MKIAIVTGGSNGIGKATALELGKRGISVILTYNSYKDRAEDIVKEIEKNNGVQAVALKLDLTQRSTFEGFVQEVKMNLKEIWNRTTFDYLVNNGGVGGPMMFSEMSEEYFDKILNTNFKGPVFLTQHLMQFMEDAGAIVNTSSSSKNQSFPGYSVYGSLKAALSSWTRYIAKELAPRKIRVNAVSPGPTLSNFGDGAFDKHPEFIKPLAEQSVFGRIGQPEDLAKVIVNLLSDDFGWVTAQDIEVSGGHLL comes from the coding sequence ATGAAAATTGCAATTGTAACAGGTGGAAGTAATGGCATTGGAAAAGCAACTGCGCTTGAACTTGGCAAACGCGGAATTAGTGTCATCCTCACATACAATTCCTATAAAGATAGAGCAGAAGACATTGTTAAGGAAATTGAAAAAAATAATGGAGTTCAGGCTGTAGCACTGAAGCTGGATCTGACTCAAAGATCAACATTCGAAGGCTTCGTTCAAGAAGTGAAGATGAATCTCAAAGAAATTTGGAATAGAACGACTTTTGATTACTTAGTAAACAATGGCGGTGTAGGTGGCCCAATGATGTTCTCGGAGATGAGCGAAGAATATTTTGACAAAATTCTTAATACGAACTTCAAAGGCCCCGTTTTCTTAACGCAACACCTTATGCAATTCATGGAAGATGCTGGAGCCATTGTAAATACCTCGAGCTCATCCAAGAACCAATCATTTCCTGGTTATTCAGTCTACGGCTCGTTAAAAGCAGCGTTGTCATCTTGGACTCGCTATATCGCCAAAGAACTTGCGCCGCGCAAAATTCGTGTCAATGCGGTTTCTCCTGGTCCTACTCTCAGCAATTTTGGCGATGGAGCCTTCGATAAACATCCTGAATTCATTAAGCCGCTAGCTGAGCAATCTGTATTCGGCCGAATAGGCCAACCTGAAGATCTTGCCAAGGTCATTGTGAACTTACTATCCGATGATTTCGGATGGGTCACAGCCCAAGATATCGAAGTGTCTGGTGGACACTTGCTTTAG
- a CDS encoding AraC family transcriptional regulator, protein MNKVLDEIIDLMKRAGTRPIETEVPGLSMIKGDVPTHQLAALYKPMIGFTIQGTKILLIGEHTTTMKGPSYYVLPIHVPATASVHPDCDGRPYMSLGLELNQNVLQSLLRDIPEDLIPTASEHFAACKIDIELMEAWLRLLRLTKAPRDIPALAPAYEREILYRVLMGSQGWYLRQLGLRESNFSKISQVVKWLRDNYTKPIDIGEIALKYGMAINTFHRQFKRATGLSPIQFQKQLRLLEARNLMAFEGYAVASAAYQVGYQSPSQFNREYSRFFGSSPARDTEKLRRIEGARD, encoded by the coding sequence ATGAATAAAGTTTTAGATGAAATTATAGATTTAATGAAAAGAGCAGGCACCCGACCAATAGAAACCGAAGTACCTGGGTTAAGCATGATTAAGGGAGACGTTCCAACACATCAGCTCGCAGCACTCTACAAGCCTATGATTGGTTTTACGATTCAAGGAACAAAGATTCTTTTAATTGGTGAACATACTACTACAATGAAAGGACCTTCATATTACGTGTTACCGATACATGTTCCTGCAACGGCGAGTGTACATCCAGACTGTGATGGGCGTCCTTACATGTCCCTAGGTCTTGAGTTAAACCAGAATGTTCTTCAGAGTTTGTTAAGGGATATTCCTGAAGATCTAATACCAACTGCTTCTGAGCACTTTGCAGCTTGCAAAATAGACATCGAGCTTATGGAGGCATGGCTGCGATTATTGAGGTTAACAAAAGCCCCAAGAGACATTCCAGCGCTTGCACCGGCTTATGAACGCGAAATACTTTATCGAGTTCTTATGGGATCGCAAGGGTGGTATCTGAGGCAACTTGGCTTGAGAGAAAGCAATTTTTCTAAGATTTCTCAAGTTGTAAAATGGCTTCGCGATAACTATACGAAGCCAATTGACATCGGTGAGATTGCATTAAAATATGGTATGGCTATAAATACCTTTCACCGTCAATTCAAACGGGCAACGGGTTTAAGCCCGATTCAATTTCAAAAGCAATTAAGGCTTTTGGAGGCTAGAAACCTCATGGCATTTGAGGGATATGCAGTAGCTAGTGCTGCATACCAAGTTGGATATCAGAGTCCCTCACAGTTTAATCGAGAGTATTCACGTTTCTTCGGTTCATCTCCAGCTAGGGACACTGAGAAGTTAAGACGAATTGAAGGTGCAAGGGATTAG